Proteins from one Acropora muricata isolate sample 2 chromosome 9, ASM3666990v1, whole genome shotgun sequence genomic window:
- the LOC136928015 gene encoding guanylate-binding protein 6-like isoform X2, protein MAAAIPICIPNNCSWNESSQIFKQDKSQPRSELQLVDEALRKLRSIHGPVCVVSIAGPCRKGKSYILSRIFDQPNVFGLGNSFDPETMGMWMWVVPEKYRDNTGQEFTVVLLDSEGIDAVESQVVNDHAILILSVLLSSVLIYNSVGVPTRTDLETLDHIINLCRRIQLLAGEKIDDEAARRVFPSFVWLLRDVVLQLPKGIENLKKYFLEEVFKPGKGRSDKSQKVVGNILKYFPDFDAFPLCPPSADPKVIQDLPDSWSQGTVDSSFVKGVENFKWLMKPKLCPKKSFVGPGLVTGEALAILFEEYVREINTPGAVPIVQNAWDVVTENKCTESLENAKVAYSEGMKELCLPCDDTKIRRLHETQFVQALSFFENNTEDIDLAARWKYIEKLADYANEEESVLLRDNNRKTELECDHLIKSLREIYLEPVFSDLRDPDCSDFVVMEERLRSAYEKIEIEFSKQAPRSSLSSNCGYVYERQHSKEMKQNLDQVKFRRKYSEEIASERKARELQAEETEKMMRANALLKENTMEIESKVWSQTTNSH, encoded by the exons ATGGCAGCGGCTATTCCAATCTGCATACCAAACAACTGTTCATGGAATGAGTCGTCCCAGATATTTAAGCAAGATAAATCACAGCCTCGTTCTGAGCTTCAGCTGGTAGACGAGGCACTGCGCAAGCTCAGGTCAATTCATGGACCAGTGTGCGTGGTGTCAATTGCCGGTCCCTGTAGGAAGGGGAAATCTTATATTCTGAGCAGGATCTTTGACCAGCCAAACGTGTTTGGCCTGGGGAATTCCTTCGATCCAGAAACAATGGGAATGTGGATGTGGGTGGTACCGGAGAAATACAGGGATAACACTGGCCAGGAATTTACTGTTGTGCTACTTGATTCCGAGGGAATTGATGCCGTGGAAAGTCAAGTTGTGAACGATCATGCAATTTTAATTCTCAGCGTTTTGCTAAGCTCAGTGTTGATTTACAATTCTGTAGGAGTTCCGACACGAACAGATTTGGAAACACTAGA TCATATTATCAACTTGTGCCGGCGAATTCAACTTCTTGCTGGAGAGAAAATAGATGACGAGGCAGCAAGGAgagtttttccttcctttgtgTGGCTGCTAAGAGATGTGGTGTTGCAACTTCCTAAAGGCATCGAGAATCTGAAGAAATACTTTCTTGAGGAG GTGTTCAAACCCGGTAAAGGAAGGAGTGACAAGTCTCAAAAAGTAGTTGGCAATATCCTCAAGTATTTTCCAGACTTTGATGCATTTCCTTTGTGCCCACCATCAGCTGATCCAAAAGTGATACAGGATCTACCAGATTCATGGAGTCAGGGAACGGTTGACTCTTCGTTCGTTAAAGGCGTTGAAAACTTCAAGTGGCTGATGAAACCAAAGCTTTGCCCCAAGAAGAGCTTTGTTGGGCCAGGTCTAGTGACGGGTGAAG CATTAGCTATATTGTTTGAGGAGTATGTTCGAGAAATTAATACACCTGGAGCGGTACCAATTGTTCAGAACGCATGGGATGTTGTTACAGAAAACAAATGTACAGAATCTCTTGAAAATGCCAAGGTTGCTTATAG TGAGGGAATGAAAGAATTGTGTCTTCCTTGTGATGACACGAAAATTCGTCGCCTCCACGAAACGCAGTTTGTGCAAGCTCTGagtttctttgaaaataatacCGAAGATATTGATCTAGCGGCCAGGTGGAAATACATAGAGAAATTGGCG GACTACGCAAATGAGGAAGAGAGTGTATTGTTGAGAGACAACAACAGGAAAACAGAACTGGAATGCGACCATCTGATCAAGAGCTTGCGAGAGATTTATTTGGAGCCAGTATTTTCTGACCTCCGCGATCCCGATTGCAGTGACTTCGTTGTTATGGAGGAACGACTGAGATCAGCTTATGAGAAAATCGAAATagaattttcaaaacaagcacCACGATCCAGTCTATCTTCCAACTGTGGTTATGTTTATGAAAGG CAACATAGTAAGGAGATGAAACAAAATCTAGATCAAGTGAAATTTAGGAGAAAGTATTCTGAAGAAATCGCGTCTGAGAGAAAAGCCAGAGAACTACAAGCTGAGGAGACAGAGAAAATGATG AGAGCAAATgcacttttgaaaga